In Nocardioides sp. JS614, the sequence GGAGCAGCGCCCGCAAGCCGGTGCGCGGCGCCAGCAGGCCGGCGAGCGGCGCGACCACCATCGGTGCGGCCGTCCACGGCAGCGTGCGCACGCCAGCGGCGAGCGGGCTGTAGCCCTGGACCACCTGGAGGTACTGCGTGAGCAGGAAGACCGTCCCGAACATCCCGATGGTGAAGAACAGGGCGATCACGTTCGCGACGGAGAACCCACGCGCGGCGAACAGCCGCAGCGGCAGGACCGCGTGGGAACGACCTCGGGCCCAGCGCAGGTACGCCGGCGCCAGCAGCGCAGCGACCACGAGCGGGCCGAGGACCCGCGGATCGCCCCAGCCGTCGTCGTTGCCGTGCACGATGCCCCAGATCCCGAGGAGGACCGCGCCGCCGACGAGCAGGGTCCCGACCAGGTCGAGCCGCTGCCAGGCGCCGTGCGACTCGCGCACCCCGAGGACCAGCAGCGGCCCCGCGACCGCGGCCACCGGGACGTTGAGCCAGAAGATCGCCTGCCAGCTGACGCCCTCGACGACCGCGCCGCCGACCACGGGACCGAGCGCGACACCGAGCCCGCTGACGCCACCCCAGATCCCGATGGCGGCCGAGCGCAGGGCCGGGGGCACGGCGGAGGCGAGCAGGGTCAGGGAGAGCGGCATGATCGCCGCCGCACCGAGGCCCTGCACGGCGCGCGCCGCGATCAGCGCCTCCGAGGTGGTGCTCAGCGCCGACGCGACCGACGCGAGCGTGAAGACGGTCAGGCCCGCGAGCATCATCCGCCGTCGGCCGAGCCGGTCGCCGAGGGTCGCGGCGGGGAGCATGAAGGTCGCGAAGGTCAGCGTATAGGCGTTCATGAACCAGGAGAGCTGGTTGACCGACGAGCCGAGGTCGGTCCGGATCACCGGCAGCGCGCTGGTCATCACCAGGTTGTCAAGGGTGGCCATGAACATCGGCAGCGAGGCCGCGAGGACGGCGAGCCACACCGGCGAGCGTCGGGACCGCGTCGGGGCCGGTGCGACCGCCACGTCGAGAGCTGTCATCGGAGGTCCTTGGTTGTAATTGAATGATTACTTGACCGAAAGGACACTAAGTAATCGACTGATAACATGTCAAGCATGAGTGCCACGAAGGCGGTCCGGATGAGCGGCGAGGAGCGGCGCGAGGCGATCCTCGGCGCGGCGACCCGCGCGTTCGCGCTCGGCGGCTACCACGGGACCAGCACCGACGCGATCGCCCGGGAGGCGGGCGTCTCCCAGCCGTACGTCGTCCGGATGTTCGGCACCAAGCTCGAGCTGTTCCTAGAGGTCTTCCAGCGCTCGGGCGACCGGATCACGTCGGCGTTCGGCGCGGTCCTCGACGAGGGCCCGTTCGACCCGGAGAGCGAGGACGACAAGGCGAGGATGGGCCTCGCCTATGCCGCCCTGCTCCGCGACCGGGAGTTCCTGCAGGTGCAGATGCACGGCTTCTCGAGCGGCGGCGTGCCCGAGATCGCGGCGGTCGCCCGCCGCTGCATGGGCGAGGTGTTCGCGACGATCCAGCGCACCGGCTGGACCGACGAGCAGTGCCGCGACTTCGTCGCCTACGGCATGTTGCTCAACGTGATGATCTCGATGGGCGCGCCCGAGCACCTGCATCCGGGCGACCCGCTCGCGGCGCTCACCACCTGTTCGTTCGGCGAGGGCCTCGAGATGCTTCAATCCCCCGGGTGAGCACCCCCTCCGTCCAGCTCGTCCTGGCCTCCGCCTCCCCCGCCCGGCTCGCCACCCTGCGCAGCGCCGGCCTCGACCCCACGGTGGTCGTGTCCGGCGTCGACGAGTCGCAGCTCGACGGGCTGCCGCCGGCCGAGCTCGCCCTCCAGCTGGCCGAGCTGAAGTCGGCGGCCGTCGCCGGCCGGACCGACCTCCCGGAGGGTTCGCTGGTCCTGGGCTGCGACTCCGTGCTCGAGCTCGACGGGGCCGCGCTCGGCAAGCCCGCCGACGCCGACGAGGCGGTCGAGCGTTGGCACGCGATGCGTGGGCGCACCGGCGTGCTGCTGACCGGGCACTGCCTGACCGACACCGCCTCGGGCCGGGTGGCCGCGGCAACCGCCGCGACCACGGTCCATTTCGCGGACGTGACCGACGACGAGGTCGCGGCGTACGTCGCCACCGGCGAGCCGCTGGCCGTCGCGGGGGCGTTCACCGTCGACGGGCTCGGCGGCGCCTTCGTCACCGGCATCGAGGGCGACCACCACAACGTGGTCGGCGTCAGCCTGCCGCTGCTCAGGGACCTGGTCGCCGAGCTGGGTCACTCCTGGACGGATCTGTGGAGTCGGTGAGCACCACGGGCGCCACGTCGGGGTCGGCGAGCTCGTTGAGCTCGAAGACCTGGAGCGGGTTGTGCATCAGGTCCGGCAGGTGCACGGGCCGCTTGAAGACCAGGGTGCGGAACAGGTAGAAGCGCGCCACGAGGCCGAAGAACAGGCCGATCACGTTCGCCGAGATGTTGTCCGACCAGGGGTCGTCGAGGCCGAGCACGTCGCGGCTCAGCCACAGGCACGCGATGGGGAGCAGCATCGTGACGACGTTGATCGCGATGAACGCCGTGCGGCCGCCGTCGGCCGAGCGGGGCGGCCGGTGCTTGAACACCCAGGTGCGGCTGCCGCGGTAGCTGATCGTCATGCCGACCGTGTTGGCGATGACGTAGCCGAGGTAAGGCTGGCCGTCGAGCAGCGCCTGGTGCTCGGTGTTGAACCCGTGCACCAGGAAGTTGAAGATCACGAACGCGACGATCGTCGCGATGCCGCCCACAGCGAGGAACCGGTACGCCTCGGTGAAGACGCGTTCCCACCGGCCTCCCATGTTGACAAGGCTAACCGGTCGACCGACCAACTCCGGGACGCGGAGGCTATTCGACGGGCAGGCCCAGCCCGCGGGCGATGAGCAGCCGCTGCACCTCGGAGGTGCCCTCGCCGATCTCGAGGACCTTGGCGTCGCGGTAGAAGCGGGCGACGGGGTACTCCTCCATGAAGCCGTAGCCGCCGAAGACCTGGGTGGCGATCCGGGTGGCGGTCACCGCCGACTCGGTCGCGTAGAGCTTGGCGACGGCGGCGGCCTGCTTGAACTCCTTCATCG encodes:
- a CDS encoding GtrA family protein: MGGRWERVFTEAYRFLAVGGIATIVAFVIFNFLVHGFNTEHQALLDGQPYLGYVIANTVGMTISYRGSRTWVFKHRPPRSADGGRTAFIAINVVTMLLPIACLWLSRDVLGLDDPWSDNISANVIGLFFGLVARFYLFRTLVFKRPVHLPDLMHNPLQVFELNELADPDVAPVVLTDSTDPSRSDPARRPGP
- a CDS encoding TetR/AcrR family transcriptional regulator; the protein is MSATKAVRMSGEERREAILGAATRAFALGGYHGTSTDAIAREAGVSQPYVVRMFGTKLELFLEVFQRSGDRITSAFGAVLDEGPFDPESEDDKARMGLAYAALLRDREFLQVQMHGFSSGGVPEIAAVARRCMGEVFATIQRTGWTDEQCRDFVAYGMLLNVMISMGAPEHLHPGDPLAALTTCSFGEGLEMLQSPG
- a CDS encoding Maf family protein, with protein sequence MSTPSVQLVLASASPARLATLRSAGLDPTVVVSGVDESQLDGLPPAELALQLAELKSAAVAGRTDLPEGSLVLGCDSVLELDGAALGKPADADEAVERWHAMRGRTGVLLTGHCLTDTASGRVAAATAATTVHFADVTDDEVAAYVATGEPLAVAGAFTVDGLGGAFVTGIEGDHHNVVGVSLPLLRDLVAELGHSWTDLWSR
- a CDS encoding MFS transporter; translated protein: MTALDVAVAPAPTRSRRSPVWLAVLAASLPMFMATLDNLVMTSALPVIRTDLGSSVNQLSWFMNAYTLTFATFMLPAATLGDRLGRRRMMLAGLTVFTLASVASALSTTSEALIAARAVQGLGAAAIMPLSLTLLASAVPPALRSAAIGIWGGVSGLGVALGPVVGGAVVEGVSWQAIFWLNVPVAAVAGPLLVLGVRESHGAWQRLDLVGTLLVGGAVLLGIWGIVHGNDDGWGDPRVLGPLVVAALLAPAYLRWARGRSHAVLPLRLFAARGFSVANVIALFFTIGMFGTVFLLTQYLQVVQGYSPLAAGVRTLPWTAAPMVVAPLAGLLAPRTGLRALLLTGLALQTGSLVWFAVLTETAAGYPAFMPALLMAGVGMGLTFAPMATAVLEGLPEEDFAMASSANSTIREFGVALGIAVLTAVFLGNGGAIEPLGYDGAIGPALLTGAGAVAVATLAALLAPGRGRRATPRA